The following nucleotide sequence is from Cottoperca gobio chromosome 20, fCotGob3.1, whole genome shotgun sequence.
atcaTCTATAATTCACTGCAGCATTTGTAACATCTACTCATTTAAGAAGCTTACTGTTGCTATCATGCAAATCAAACCATAACGTCCTGCTTCTGTCACAGTACACTATGTCTTCACTAACCTGGAGCCCAGTTTAAATATCTGAAAGGGTTTCCGTTGCTCCACTGCCATCCACTCTCAAAATCCAAGCTGTTCAGTCCAATCCATAGAGACGTTTCCAAATGATTTGTCAACCCTGCGTCAACCCAGACATTATAATGCAATTAAAGTTTAATGATATAACATTGTGTAGTATGATACAAGGCTGACTCTGTACCTGAAATGTACGACTGCTCATGCAGCTCTACAATGCTGAGGAGGTCGGCTCCCTGCTGCTGGCAGCTCTTCCTGGCTTGATGCCACGTCAACACTGACTGTAGGTTCCTCTGATACTGAACTCCTGTGACTGGATCAGCGTCCCAACCTTTGGATGCTGCATTATAGTCGAGACACAAATGAACAAACTGAGAGAAATTATTTACTTCTTGAAGTAGTGTAATACCTGTTGACCTTTAAGTACAATAAGTGTCTCAAAACAGATGATTTAGAAAGATCTTCTACGCCCCTGTCTGGGACTGCGTTGTGCTTCATAAAAAACAATAGTAAAAGTGAGctcgctctctttttctgtccctTTCCTGCCACAGCTTTAGAGCAGCGTGAGGGGAAAGGTGGGACTGTGAGAAGAGGAAAACGACGACAGTGCTGCGTTGACAACTCATGAGAGGAAGTGGTAGTGTTGTTCGTttgggggagaggagggggtcAGAAACCAGACCCGTCCACATTGACCTCTTCAATAATACCACTTTTTCAATACAGACAAACAGGATAGTTCTGGATGCTTTGATGAAGAGAATTCTTCATAAAGTTGTTCAACACGGGCTCTTCGGGACTGCTGATTAGAGGTTTCTTACCTTCGTTGGGACAAAAGCCCCACTTCTTCTGACTGTTGTAATCTCTCTCCGTTGCGCACCACAGCTGTCCATCTGAGGAGCGACCGTCCTTTGTGCATTCAGCGAACCACTTCTGCTCATACTTAAATGGGAACTGACAGGGGAGTCCAAAGCCATTGCCCCCTATTGTGAAAACCTCTGAGGAGACACAAATCACACATATTTGTTTAGCAAAATGCAAATCTACATATACACATGGCCAAGTATGTTGACACTTGATCAATACACCGAAATGTGATTGTTGACGAGgggcatttttatttgttttgagaTATTCAGCCATAAGAGTATTAGCAAGGTTGTCCACTGATGTTGGGCTCGCGGTTGCAGAAATGTAGAAGCACGATGTCATCGATCATTGTATTCACTACCATTGTGTGCAGAGTAGTCAACATACTTGTGGCTTTATGAAAATGTCTAGTGTACAATTTATGATGTATTTTCTATGATTAACATGAACTAGTTTTACTAATTGGCTGCCCATCTTCCCACACTGCCGCTCTTCACGTAGGCGCTGGTTCAACTACCttcatgtacacacagactTATTTTAGTTGAGTCACATACATGGTTCAAATCTGACAGTTTGTACCTGGGTGCTACAAGGAGGGTATTCAGCCTCAAGGACTCACTCCTCAGTTTTAACACCAACATGCGTTTGTGGTTAAAGGTCATTATAATGAAATGCTTTACTTCTGAACTAAACAAAACTGAATCAATATTAActttgaattgattttaaaacagtggtaaaagaaaaagagtacAAACAGAGTTGTTAGCAAGTCCATCACTTTCATATAAATCGATTGTTTCCTCATAATTCCTACCTTGAAACCCTTTTGAACAAAGGTCACCCCGGGTGCCGTATATCTTCCAGCGACTCCAGAGCCCTGAGCCTTTGTAGACCATCAGGTTCCTCTCATTACGGTTTCCCCAGTTTAAGTGCAGGTCCTCGTTTATTAGACCGAAGAGGGTCTCATTCTTGCACTGCCAGTGTTGTAGGGCACTGTTCTCATCACATTCAAAAAACACCACCTTCACCCAGTCTTTAATCTCTGTGGCCGCCAGACAGAGCTTGAGGGACAGACTGAGGATGCGCGATTCTGAGGCCCAACGAAACTGCTGCTCTTTGGCGTGAGGATCACAGGCGGCCACCGTTATGGAGGTGGCGCTCTCCGCCTTTATGCACTTGTTGTGGTCCTCGTTGAAGATCAGGAAGGAGCCACTGTCTGGAACAAAACAGAACGGCTTCAGCAAATGAATTTACAATCCTATTACTCCAAGTTGAACAGATAGAAAGTGTCAGGGTTACGTACCTATGTTTGCAGTGATGCGGAGGACTTGCAGGAGACAGAGGACCACAGCAACATTTAAACTGGCTGACATTATTCTTAGTTTGCTCTCAGTGGTGGATGAGGCTGTAGGAGTTTTCCAGTGATGAGAGAAGAGGTctggtgtgtgaaggtgtgtgccATGAAGCAACAAGTCACAGAGACATGGTGTTTTCCCCCCTTAATCACACTGATGGGTATCCTGTCACATGGGTAGCAATTTCCATGAGCTTCcacagaatttttttttagaAGAAGGCAGGAAGTGGGAAGCAAGCAATCTCTTGAACAAGAAACAGAAAGTCACCACTGATCGCTTCAAGAAAACTCATCGTCAaattattctatttttaataaatcaaaagaaGAAACCGGATGATGGATTTTGGGAATTAATTGATCCAATGCAGGCTTTTCTAAAGTTCAATATATTGCCTTTAACTTagatttttgatattttataaataGTTCTTCATTCTGTGCTAAATCTGTGCCAGAGAGCAGGTGTCATTCAGAAAGAGTAGCTTTCAAAAAGATTAATATCTGATCAGGAATGTGCCAGCTTCACAATTTTACTGCACCAGAGTAAACAAGGATTACATTAGGTTTGCAGCACTTTGCTGATGTgaggtcttttcatgggatagTAGCCCCCAGAAGGTCTGCGGGGGCTTCGGGTGAGGAGTGCAGTGATGATACAAGTTAGTagaaagagaggacaggaggaaaTCCTGCTTCCTATAGGGGGAAGCGAGTGGAGATCTGACCACTTTGGCCTCATACTGCAGGGATGCACAGCAATGGTGCAGACATACGGGCACTTACCTGTGAAACACCTGTGCTGTAGCAGAATCTATCACTACTAATTTAGGTAGTATACTATAATAAACATATTGACTGCAACCTGCTATTGACATGATGTAAATGTTCTCAGAAAATCAAGAATTaaacatattaattattaaacattAGCATTCAGAGTCATGATTCTGACCAGCTCATCAATGCAAATACAACATTCTCTCCTTTTAGCGCTGGATCTGGCTCTAGCTGAAAAGttgatttgtgcagctttaaaatgacGTTAGTTGAAGATGTtacacaccaacaacaacagagtaGATGAGGTGGAGCATGTAAGCTACAGATAAGTAGCACAACATGCTTGCtttgccatcttgttttctgAGAGGATTGATGTTAAGACTTCAGACATCTATTACACGATTGCAGAATAATGACAGGAAACCTGTTCTCGTGGgaagaaaagggaaatattCTAGTGCAAAAGGTTTGAATGGaggtcaaaaacaaacatgatgaaTCCCACTACTGAAACTTAACACATCTCTTTGAatgattttctttattaatcTGCTATTAATCTTAGCAAAATATATGTATCAATGATACAAActcacactttgtttttcttttgtggatATAATTTAGCAAAGAAAAACCcaatataaaaaacatggaTTAATGCTTTTACACATTCACTGCACTTTATGATGGTAGAAAAAGAAATCTGCTATAAACTCTCAGATGACATTACAGGTACATTCCCAGAGTGCCATGCTTGGTGAGGGTGAGGGGTTTGGAGGGGTACAATTTGAACATAAAAGGTAAATGATACATAACAACATTTGACACGTAATGTCCTTTATGGGAAAACATTGCCTAAGAGCTCCCTTTTGGCTGCAACCTCCTCATTGTGCCTGTTCCTACTATATGTCTTTGTTTAAAGAGCCAGTCTCAAAAGAACATCCTCTCTGTGTTGAAGACCCTCAGCCTGGTCATGAAGTTGAAATAGACAAAAGCAAGGCAGACCAGCAGGTTCTTCATCAGATAGAGGAGGGGTGTGACGAAGCCAAAGAAGGCAATGAGGCCAACGCGCACAAAGAAGAAGGGAAAGTCCTGCACGACCACCCCTAGGGAGGAAAGCAGCGGGCTGTGGGGCATGACCACCACGCGCAGGCAAGACAGGTAGCTGAAGATGTAGATGGGGAACACCCAGCCCGAGTAGTAGACAAGGGGATGCCCTGCCACCCTCACCATCTCCACTGTATCCATCCAGAACATAAAGCTGTCCACGAACACGTCCGCTCGTGCGTCGCTGGCACAGAGGAATCTTAATGGACCCGTGTAGGCGTACTGGAGATATGCGGTACGCTGTGGTGCTCGCTGATCGTGAGCTCAATCCAGAGATGCTGAATGGTCTTCCGGGATTACCTTGTATGCCCGGGACTGTCCCGTTGGTCTCCGATCGAGCCCCGGCTCCGTTCTGGTTCCTGTCATTGTGCTGGCTTGATCCCGGTTGCGTAGGATTTTGCACAGATTGCCCGGGCGCAGCTGGCCCCGGCCCACCTGGATTGATAGGTGATACTGGGGTTACCTGTTCCACATGTGTGAGGACAGTGGAGGGGATGTCAGCATCTCGCTCCATGTCATTACCTGGGGAGAGAAAAGTAAAGATTATACAGAGCAAAGCAAACGTGAATCTGCATTTACTTATCGTGTTGACACGGTTGTTTCAGAATAATTGAGATACAACATCGTAGAAATCATTAATGTGTAGTCGGTGCCAAATCAGCTGACATTAAAAATTCTCAAAAGGTTTGTTGTTTCCAAATAATACCAAACGAACAGcgataaaaacaaaaccacgTCAATGCTTCCCTATAGAGAAAAAAACATAGCTGGAGATTTGTCAGTTCAGCACTGTACTACAAGATGTGGCGAACAAATGTGCTGCTCATTTCCTCCGTGGCACCAATAATGTTTCAACGGCGGGCACAAAGAAGTTCAAATAGTTCAGGATACATTAGATAAGAACCTGTTCGCTGTATTTGTTGCCTCTAAGCTCCTGTAGTGTAAAGCCGGGCAGGTGTCACTATAGGAGTTGGCGGGGAAAGTTCTAAAGGACTCTGTGAGTGATTtgtgtgatgtgttcagagagCGGCGCTCACCCTGGCCTGTCAGTCTGCAGTGGCGTATCCTCTCCACAACGTCAAtacagatgagagagaagaggactAGTGACACGGGGAGCTCCGTGAACGTATCATACTTCATGTTGTTATTTATCTGAACCTGGGAAACCAGAAAATCATCAGTTAAACATACTAGAACATTTAATCTAATTACTTACTCACTTCCAATCAATATAGATTGCATTGCTTTGCCTCAACAATAAAGGACCTTTGCACCAGGCATTTACATCTACATGTCCGACCTCCTCTCGCACTGGGTTTGTGGCTAAATCACTCGCACTGCTGGTATTTGCCTGAGTCAGGACTTCATACCAACAGGACACAGAGCAAAGCAGACTTCATCTTAGCAGAAAGTATGACCCTTATGTAAAAGATACCAGATAAGCAAATGCCAAAAGGTCACCTTGGGCTCTAGAAAGGGCTACATAAATAAAGCTAATAGGACCTGGGCTGCAGccagagaggaagtgaaaatgTGCTTCATGgacagatgatctgacaagggCAGCTTGGACAGGAAGAGAAACCAAGCTGCTTATCAGTAGCTCCTTATACATACTCATCCCCTGAGAACCAAAAGGTTCCTCACAAATCATCACCTTTATTCTATTCACGGATGCCTCACACTGTGATTCCACTCACCCCCAACATTTTATATACAACTTTGGTCCCAAATCTAAAGCTGTGGCgagtattttttttaagtttcaaGAAGCTCCTTTTGGATGATAAACACAATCAAAAATAACTACAAATGACCTACAATTACAGACCGATCAGAATTCATGATCAGAGTACAGATCAACTGatgtaataaaagaaatgaaacacTCCACAACATGTTGTACCTCAGAGCTGGCGATGAGAAAGGCAAAGCAGGGTAATGTGGACAGGATCACATATACGAGGGCCACAGGCCTCCTGAGGGAAAGACAAAGGAAGGGAAAGAAGTAAGGAAGGAAGACAAAAGGCAGTTGCAGGAATTGCTAACTCATGGTATTCTCCAGCCTAGTGCAGTCCAAACCAGCCACAGACAAACCAGCTGGTCAGGTCTCAGTCAGTGCTGCACTGCTGACCATACACAGCTTAGAACGTCTGAGGCCGCTGACATCAGGAAGGCAGGAGACACTCACCACTTCTTCCTCCCAATGAGAAACTTCTTCTTCGTGAAGACCATATACTTCATGGGTACCCAGACCAGCAGGGCGGTGGAGGTGACATAGGCAATGGAGGAGGCCACGATCAACCAGTAGGCTGTGCTGCCGTCTCCGGGGGGCTGCGCGGATGTTTTGACCTTCGCTACGATGACGGCGAACCTCTGCATGACGATGAAGAGTGGCACGCACAGGCCTGCAAACTGCAGCACCTCGCACAGGGCGAACTTCAGCGTCCTCCCCGAGCCCATGCTGTGGagctcaaaaaaagaaaaagaaggaagggAGACGGGGGCTGTTGTCGCAGTGAGGCGACCCCTGTCCCTCTGAGGGCTGGTCAGGCCTCGGACCAGTGCATTGTCTGCCCCCACTAGCATTTTCCAAACACCACAGCCCTGGCTCTCTGCTCACCCAACTGCTTACACTGCACTAGGCTTTGTGTACCTTGATGTGACTGGTCCTTTACTCTCTTTATATACAGGATAAAAACAAAGGTTGTCTAACTCGGCACCCTAAAGGATATGCATGTACTACAGGCATCTCAGTgccattatttattattaaaaactgtACTTCAATTACTGCTTTTGAAGCTGAATACCTGTTTTATCAATCAGCTACACAAAATAGATGACCTACATTTCTTTCTGAGCATCAATATACATGTAGCTTTGCATTACTTATACCCTATATTCAACATGAACCTTCTCCAAAACCAGCAAACATAAGAGGACTTGATTAACACCCAGAGTAAAAACAACATCCAGGGTACGTCTCATGTTTATACATCGCCATCTAGTGGAAAATGTGataactgtaaaatgtcagacGCTTCACAATAATGGAACATCAGTGATATAGAATATAGGTACAACTTGTTGTGTGGCTTCATAAAAACAGTGACATGAGATGTTGTTCCCTCAATAAGACAGGTACAGGCCCTCAGCCACTAAAAGCATGAGCTGAAATGATTAAAGGAATATTTAGTTCATAATCCATAAACGCACACCATCTTTCATGCCGCGAGTGACCTTGTGTTTTCATGCTTTCATGTTTTCGTTTAGCTACATTTAGATTATGCATTGATGCATTCTCAGGCAGTGTATATGGGGATACACCGTGCATTATCATATGATTATTGTCCAATAATTATTTACAAACAAATTAGTCTGTAGGGGGCAGTGCTGAGCTACAGTCCAGTAATTGGTTGAGGTGGCACACTTTGGAAACGCATATAAATAGTAAAAGTAAATAGtgcactttaacattttaatttgaattaaataacaataaataataaatgcattgtTGTTACTTCATCCGAGTTTATACACTTACTGATACCATTTACACCACCAAagtacatttcagaggcaaatattgtaatgtacttttacttaatgaTCTGAGTAGCCTAGGCCTACTTCAACACCGAAAGTGTTATAggattagtttttttaaatcactttattAAAAGCCCCTAGCCCACCGGCAGGCCACGCACTTGTTGCACCACTAGTCCCGCGAGAGAGGGGCGCAGGGATGGATGACCCTGCTGCTCCCCTCCCTACCAGCCCCAGCTGTCAGCTCCTTTCCTGACTTCCCCACCCTGCCCCCGGTACCATGGCGTCCAGCGAGGAGGACGGCACGGTTgaggagaaggaaaacaacaacaagaggaGAACGAAAAGCGCCGTCGCTACCGCATGGCTCACTTTCTACAACATCGCCATGACCGCCGGGTACGTGCGTTATATTCCGCGCTGGCCGCCTATTAATAAGAAAAGCCTAGAAGTTAGCCGCTCCCTAAAAACCTGTACGCGTGTGTTGCCGTTTATAggactgtgtgtctctgaggcAAGCCGAAAGTGCCTGTTCAGCTCGCTCAATTTAGCAGCTCTCAAGAGTTTGGGGGGAAACTTGATTGAACAATTTGATATTGAGAAAATatatggaaatataaagagTATTTGTGTAAGTGCTAGACAATGAATGAATGGCGTTTGGTAAAGTGACAGGCTGGCGCTGCAGCCGTGTCCAAATAGGGCTGACTGCATGGTGTCAGCGTCAAGGCCCACAGTGCGTCCGACAGTTGCAGTGATAAGTATAGCCGGAGTGCGCTGACACTGGAGCTCAGGTCTGGGACACTCAAATGCTCAATGGGCAGATTTTTTAATAACAACATAATATTTGAGAACTGCAAACAGAGCATTTTATATGGTGTGTTTATGATAAAGTGGCAGGACAAACAGATGGGGATCAATAGGTCTGCTCATGTCACTTGAGCTATGAATATAACAGAGCTGTCAGATCAGTGATACTCTCTGGATCAATGATGACTAAACGTGCCTCCAGTTCTAGTTTGCAGAAGTGGAAGAAATaccagtgtagaaatactctgttacaagttaaAATCGTGCAACAGTGccttgtaaatgtttgtataaCCAGGTGTATGGCCTACTAGAAACGTATTAAAAGTCAAAGTACTCTACACAGAAAAATGACCCTGTGGCTGTTatactattatttattagattattattacccATGCATTATCTAAGAGCAGGATTTTACATTATCATCATCTGTAGCctagtttatttaaaacaaaacatcaagtTTTAGAGgttctttattgttttgtgtgcaaATAAATCTTAAATTGTAAAGTACACTAACTAGTTACTATAAGTGTCAGATAattaagtaaaaagtacaatatctccctctgaattgtagtggagtaaataCTGAAGTTAAGTAAATGTTCTTAGATCCAATGCTGCCATTAAGGcatacattaattaataataacattaaggTACATCAACACTTCATGCAGGGATCCATACTTTCTAGTCATAAACTTACCATCATTAAAtagcactttatttatttgtattatccGTCATATCAATTATTTAGGTAATCATGATACAGTTTGAATTTGTGCAAAGCAACATATGTCTTATTTCTACTtcatattacatcacattaatgATCACATTGACTTTTAAATCTTGTTTTGATCTTTTAAAGTCAAAACGATTAATCGAGAAGATAATCAGAAGATTATTAAATGAGTTATATCCAAACCAGGCATTAAAATGAACGTTAGACCTGGATTACATGTTTGTAGCACTTGGGATACATATGCACATGAGTTCAAGAGCAGTCCCCGCTGTTTAGCTCCAGAAGTCGCAAAATCTTGCGAGAAGGTCGcaaagttggcaacactgacagctcGTCCCTTCAGGACTCCCCcaacattattattaagaaCGTTAACATATTGTAATAAACGTAAACTACGAACATGGttattgttagtactcacagctgcCAAGCCAGCAGCTCGTGGAAGTCTCGGGTGATGCGAAATGAGTGCACGAGCTGAGTGCGTGCAGGTCAACAGGACGTTGATAAGGAGGTTGATAGGCAGGTTGGCCGTCCAATCAGTTCATTCCATTGAtcgaatgaaatgaaatgattggactGCGACAGCGACAGatacgtttgtttttgttttttgtcagagcattggatttattcatttctattgggatgtaaagagaatttcaacAAGTGTACCAAAACTTTTTTTGAAGAAGAAGATTAACAACCCTAGCTATAGGCCTAAGGGTTGGCTACTGTTGACATGTTTGTCATAGGTCTAATTTTAGAGGAAGTGGAGATAATTTAAGCAATTTTAAAACTTGAAACTGCTCAAATTGTACAAAATGGAAATGGACTGAAATATGTTAAAATGCTAATATGTTTTACAGAAGCTGCAAATCTTGGAGTCTAAACAAGTCAATACAATTTGCACAAGAATAATTTTGAAGCACACATGACAACAAGTTTTAATGGACTATCGGAGTCAAGTTAACTTTTGGTGTACAATGCCATGGgctcttttcaaatgttgttcTTCTGACGGAAGTTGAAACATTCTGTCTGAATCTCTAATCATCCCATCCATGTTTATCAATCGTAAATTGCAAATATGTATTGTCACTGTAGAGCAATTACAAGTCCACTGCAGCTCTAACTGTGCATCGctt
It contains:
- the LOC115025548 gene encoding LOW QUALITY PROTEIN: transmembrane protein 236 (The sequence of the model RefSeq protein was modified relative to this genomic sequence to represent the inferred CDS: deleted 1 base in 1 codon) yields the protein MLVGADNALVRGLTSPQRDRGRLTATTAPVSLPSFSFFELHSMGSGRTLKFALCEVLQFAGLCVPLFIVMQRFAVIVAKVKTSAQPPGDGSTAYWLIVASSIAYVTSTALLVWVPMKYMVFTKKKFLIGRKKWRPVALVYVILSTLPCFAFLIASSEVQINNNMKYDTFTELPVSLVLFSLICIDVVERIRHCRLTGQGNDMERDADIPSTVLTHVEQVTPVSPINPGGPGPAAPGQSVQNPTQPGSSQHNDRNQNGAGARSETNGTVPGIQGNPGRPFSISGLSSRSASTTAYRISQYAYTGPLRFLCASDARADVFVDSFMFWMDTVEMVRVAGHPLVYYSGWVFPIYIFSYLSCLRVVVMPHSPLLSSLGVVVQDFPFFFVRVGLIAFFGFVTPLLYLMKNLLVCLAFVYFNFMTRLRVFNTERMFF